A window of the Arenibacter algicola genome harbors these coding sequences:
- a CDS encoding SGNH/GDSL hydrolase family protein: MENKWILSLGALILLFQFSIAQEDADLIWWNPAESNSLVLEGQAWQGEIISTYRRLPKQAEGVVREAVWNLSKHSAGLSLRFRSDAKSITVRYKVKGNHAMPHMPATGVSGVDLYAKTSDGDWRWYRGKYSFADTIQYKYSNIDPNEKYHDKGREYQLYLPLYNEMEWLEIGVPEDAVMEPLPLRQEKPIVVYGTSIAHGACASRPGMAWTSILGRELDRPLINLAFSGNGRMEEEVINFIAQIDAKIFVLDCLPNLGATKDRSLEEVRQLIISGVKQIRTKRPSTPILVVEHDGYSDGAVDVDRYKTYTDLNRIAKEAFAQLQSEGLRDIHLLTKEELNLSMESFVDGTHPTDLGMMEYAVAYEKALREILKEPIGSISTTIPVTQAREPEMYLWEGRHQELLEMNRDSAPKICFFGNSITHYWGGEPKATLSNGADSWKANLEELQVRNFGFGWDRVENVLWRIYHDELDGFEAEQIVLMIGTNNEHLNTDDEILKGLEMVINAIKERQPNARVLLLGLFPRVDKEERMRNLNNGIAALATSKNVDYADIGKVLLGKDNKIDAGLFSDGLHPNAKGYRKVGKILKLALQEGKN, from the coding sequence ATGGAAAACAAGTGGATTTTAAGCTTAGGGGCATTAATACTGCTATTTCAATTTTCAATTGCCCAAGAGGATGCTGATCTTATTTGGTGGAATCCAGCAGAATCCAATTCCTTGGTCCTTGAAGGCCAGGCTTGGCAAGGAGAGATAATCTCTACTTATCGGCGTTTGCCAAAACAGGCAGAGGGAGTTGTCCGTGAAGCGGTCTGGAACCTGTCCAAACATTCAGCTGGGCTTTCCCTTAGGTTTAGGAGTGATGCAAAATCGATTACGGTACGCTACAAGGTAAAAGGGAACCATGCCATGCCGCATATGCCGGCAACCGGAGTTAGCGGGGTGGATCTTTATGCCAAGACCAGTGATGGGGATTGGAGATGGTATAGAGGAAAATATTCTTTTGCCGATACCATTCAGTATAAATATTCCAACATCGATCCCAATGAGAAGTACCATGATAAGGGAAGGGAGTACCAGTTGTACTTGCCATTGTACAATGAGATGGAATGGCTGGAAATTGGGGTGCCGGAAGATGCGGTTATGGAACCTTTGCCCTTAAGGCAGGAGAAACCAATAGTGGTCTATGGAACTTCAATAGCTCATGGAGCCTGTGCTTCGCGCCCAGGAATGGCATGGACTTCTATTTTGGGGCGAGAATTGGATAGGCCACTTATTAATTTGGCATTTTCTGGAAATGGCAGAATGGAAGAAGAGGTAATCAATTTTATTGCGCAAATAGATGCTAAAATCTTTGTGCTGGATTGCTTACCGAATCTGGGTGCTACCAAGGATCGTTCGTTGGAGGAGGTGCGGCAGCTTATTATTTCCGGTGTGAAACAGATAAGGACAAAGCGTCCCTCAACGCCAATTTTGGTGGTGGAACACGACGGATATTCTGATGGGGCAGTGGATGTTGATCGTTACAAAACCTATACGGACTTAAATAGGATTGCCAAGGAGGCCTTTGCGCAATTACAGTCCGAAGGGTTGAGGGATATTCATTTGTTGACCAAGGAAGAATTGAATCTGTCCATGGAAAGTTTTGTGGATGGCACCCATCCTACGGATTTGGGAATGATGGAATATGCCGTGGCCTACGAAAAAGCCTTACGCGAGATATTGAAAGAGCCAATAGGAAGTATTTCCACGACTATTCCAGTAACCCAAGCTAGGGAGCCAGAAATGTACCTTTGGGAGGGACGTCATCAGGAATTGTTAGAAATGAATAGGGATAGTGCCCCAAAAATATGCTTTTTTGGAAATAGTATAACCCATTATTGGGGCGGTGAGCCAAAGGCAACTTTAAGCAATGGGGCCGATTCCTGGAAGGCCAATTTGGAGGAATTGCAGGTGCGCAATTTTGGGTTTGGCTGGGATAGGGTAGAAAATGTACTATGGCGCATATATCATGATGAATTGGATGGATTTGAAGCGGAGCAAATTGTGCTAATGATAGGTACCAATAACGAACATCTGAATACCGACGATGAGATATTGAAGGGACTGGAAATGGTAATCAATGCTATAAAGGAAAGACAGCCCAATGCTAGAGTGTTATTGTTGGGATTGTTTCCTAGGGTGGACAAGGAGGAACGTATGCGGAATTTAAATAATGGAATAGCTGCATTGGCAACTTCCAAAAATGTGGATTATGCAGATATCGGTAAAGTGTTATTGGGCAAGGACAATAAAATTGATGCGGGCCTTTTCTCGGATGGCTTGCATCCCAACGCCAAAGGTTATCGCAAGGTTGGCAAGATATTAAAACTAGCCCTTCAGGAAGGTAAAAACTAA
- a CDS encoding GyrI-like domain-containing protein: protein MEARIAVISEKKLIGNRLAMSLAEDRTKELWQGFMPRRKEIRNPISDDLMSMQVYDSALNFNEFNIATQFEKWAVVEVEDNTKIPEGMESHTLTGGLYAVFVHRGLPSSFPITIQYIFGEWSPNSDYQLDHGEHFEIMGNKYRNNDPNSEEEVFIPIKRKNQEK from the coding sequence ATGGAAGCTCGAATAGCGGTAATATCCGAAAAAAAATTGATCGGAAACAGATTGGCAATGTCCTTAGCGGAGGATAGGACCAAAGAGCTTTGGCAAGGATTTATGCCCAGAAGAAAGGAAATCAGAAATCCTATTTCGGACGACCTGATGAGTATGCAAGTTTATGACAGTGCACTTAACTTTAATGAATTCAATATAGCTACCCAATTTGAGAAATGGGCAGTGGTAGAGGTGGAGGATAATACCAAAATACCTGAAGGAATGGAATCACATACCTTGACCGGAGGTTTGTATGCCGTTTTTGTCCATAGGGGATTGCCAAGTTCCTTTCCAATCACGATCCAGTATATTTTTGGAGAATGGTCGCCAAATTCGGACTATCAATTGGACCACGGGGAACATTTCGAGATTATGGGGAATAAATACAGGAATAACGACCCAAATTCAGAAGAAGAGGTCTTTATACCCATTAAAAGAAAAAATCAAGAAAAGTAG
- a CDS encoding Gfo/Idh/MocA family protein, translating to MKKKKSNKSVDSRRSFIKKGALASSIFFVPRHVLGGVGYTAPSDRLNIAAIGAGGKGASDIRNASVGGREKVVALCDVDFSGSAKKSVELFPKAKLYADFREMLDKEKGIDAVTISTPDHVHGPAAKYAMERGINVYVQKPMTHNIREARMLTEMARSNKIVTQMGNQGGSNPLLGMVQKWVDSGELGKISKVQVWTNRPVWPQGGAFPKPDPSAKPKDLDWDLWLGPSEFRPYTPNLHPFGWRGWWEYGTGALGDVGCHLIDIPFRTLGLKYPTDAECSVGAVYTNMWNADYHPEGCPASSFITLHFGATEKSQSPIEMTWSDGGIRPAHPEIIPADHEIGGNGSQNGVLIIGEKGIISTNINDSSPLMPKLYMNDGSTDFGPEVEPNDEPEYGHQRLWIDACKAGFGSKEHLGLTSSFDYAGPMTETVLMGNLAIRSYLLQRENEKGKMEFFARKKLLWDGENMRITNLEEANQFVTRNYRPGFVV from the coding sequence ATGAAGAAAAAAAAATCAAATAAGTCTGTGGATTCACGCAGATCATTTATTAAAAAAGGTGCATTGGCCTCCTCCATCTTTTTTGTGCCCAGGCATGTATTGGGGGGTGTAGGGTACACTGCTCCCAGTGACCGATTGAATATTGCGGCCATAGGTGCTGGGGGAAAAGGTGCCAGTGATATTCGTAATGCGTCCGTAGGAGGTAGGGAAAAAGTAGTTGCCCTGTGCGATGTGGATTTCTCCGGGTCGGCAAAAAAATCAGTTGAACTCTTCCCCAAAGCAAAACTATATGCGGATTTTAGGGAGATGTTGGATAAGGAGAAAGGGATCGATGCCGTGACCATATCCACTCCAGACCATGTACACGGACCTGCAGCTAAATATGCCATGGAGCGTGGGATAAATGTATATGTACAAAAACCAATGACCCACAATATACGGGAGGCAAGAATGCTGACCGAGATGGCCAGAAGCAATAAAATAGTGACCCAAATGGGGAACCAAGGAGGTTCCAATCCCTTATTGGGAATGGTTCAAAAATGGGTAGATTCCGGGGAACTGGGTAAGATATCAAAAGTGCAGGTGTGGACCAACAGACCTGTTTGGCCACAAGGAGGCGCATTCCCTAAACCGGATCCAAGCGCAAAACCTAAGGACCTTGATTGGGACCTATGGTTGGGGCCATCGGAATTTAGGCCTTACACCCCCAATTTACATCCCTTTGGATGGAGAGGTTGGTGGGAGTATGGTACCGGGGCCCTAGGAGATGTAGGATGCCATTTGATAGATATTCCTTTCAGGACCTTGGGGCTTAAATATCCAACAGATGCGGAATGTAGTGTGGGGGCGGTATATACCAATATGTGGAATGCGGATTATCATCCAGAAGGATGCCCTGCTTCCTCCTTTATAACCTTACATTTTGGGGCAACGGAAAAGAGTCAATCACCAATAGAGATGACCTGGAGCGATGGTGGCATTAGGCCGGCCCATCCGGAAATTATCCCAGCCGATCACGAAATTGGGGGTAATGGAAGTCAGAATGGGGTATTGATCATTGGGGAAAAGGGAATTATTTCTACCAATATCAACGATAGTTCCCCTTTAATGCCAAAGTTATATATGAACGATGGATCTACGGATTTTGGTCCTGAAGTGGAACCCAATGATGAACCGGAATACGGACATCAACGCTTATGGATAGATGCTTGTAAGGCTGGGTTTGGCAGTAAGGAACATCTTGGTTTAACCTCTTCTTTTGATTATGCAGGACCTATGACGGAAACCGTTCTTATGGGGAACTTGGCCATTCGCAGTTATTTGTTGCAAAGGGAGAACGAGAAGGGCAAGATGGAGTTCTTTGCCCGTAAGAAACTGCTTTGGGACGGGGAGAATATGCGGATTACCAATCTCGAGGAAGCAAATCAGTTTGTAACCAGAAATTATAGACCTGGCTTTGTAGTTTAA
- a CDS encoding FKBP-type peptidyl-prolyl cis-trans isomerase, whose translation MKNTLFALALLLFISCDNEKKTEEDIDYAAKNEADIQAYVEENNLTAVRSNSGLYYVIEEEGTGTQAVANSNVTVAYKGYFLNGAVFDQSDAEGITIGLNQVIAGWTEGIAYFKEGGSGILLVPAHLGYGSRDYNGIPGGSVLVFEVSLISVN comes from the coding sequence ATGAAGAATACACTTTTTGCTTTGGCCCTACTGCTTTTTATTTCCTGTGATAACGAAAAGAAAACAGAGGAGGACATTGATTATGCTGCTAAGAACGAGGCGGATATCCAGGCATATGTTGAGGAGAACAATTTAACTGCTGTACGAAGTAATTCAGGTCTTTATTATGTAATCGAAGAAGAAGGTACCGGGACACAGGCGGTGGCCAATTCCAATGTAACCGTGGCCTATAAAGGGTATTTTCTTAATGGAGCTGTCTTCGATCAAAGTGATGCAGAGGGAATTACCATTGGTTTAAACCAGGTTATAGCAGGTTGGACAGAAGGGATTGCTTATTTTAAGGAAGGTGGTAGCGGAATACTTTTGGTGCCTGCCCATTTGGGATATGGTAGCAGGGATTATAATGGAATCCCTGGGGGTTCCGTACTTGTTTTCGAGGTCAGTCTTATTTCGGTAAATTAA
- a CDS encoding N-acetylmuramoyl-L-alanine amidase-like domain-containing protein, whose product MKKIVFNLMLLCLVHLGSAQNIVCSLQDKEAFHSKIISISDLDNQEIGTNMVAIGKTFIGTPYVAKTLEIGETESLVINLQGLDCTTFVENVFAFGLMLKNNKKDFDSYTHYLESIRYKDGELNGYASRLHYFSEWIANNEQKGLLKDITSEIGGLESSKDINFMSTHRDLYPFLKDTDNYNKIKSSEEFLKRLSICILPQDQIEGQEHLIQSGDIIALTTSIKGLDITHTGIATKEADGRIHLLHASTGSMKVEVSQLPLADYLKGIKSNTGIMVARPL is encoded by the coding sequence ATGAAAAAGATAGTCTTTAACCTAATGCTACTATGCCTAGTGCACCTTGGATCTGCACAAAATATCGTTTGTTCACTTCAGGACAAAGAAGCATTTCATTCCAAGATCATATCCATTTCGGATTTGGATAATCAAGAAATTGGAACAAACATGGTAGCCATAGGAAAAACCTTTATAGGAACTCCCTATGTGGCCAAAACTTTGGAAATTGGGGAGACGGAATCTTTGGTCATTAATTTGCAAGGATTGGACTGTACCACCTTTGTAGAAAATGTATTTGCCTTTGGCCTTATGTTGAAAAACAATAAAAAGGATTTCGATTCCTATACCCACTATTTGGAATCCATTCGGTATAAAGACGGTGAACTCAATGGTTATGCCTCAAGATTGCATTATTTCTCGGAATGGATTGCCAACAACGAGCAAAAAGGTCTTTTAAAAGATATAACATCGGAAATAGGCGGTTTGGAAAGTAGTAAGGACATCAATTTTATGAGTACGCATCGTGATCTATACCCATTTCTAAAAGACACGGACAACTATAATAAAATTAAATCCTCCGAGGAATTTCTAAAAAGACTGTCCATCTGCATTCTCCCCCAGGACCAGATTGAAGGACAGGAGCATTTGATCCAATCTGGAGACATAATTGCCCTGACCACTTCCATAAAAGGACTGGATATTACCCATACCGGTATCGCTACCAAGGAAGCTGATGGGAGAATACATTTACTACATGCTTCTACGGGCTCGATGAAGGTAGAAGTCTCTCAACTACCCTTGGCCGATTACCTAAAAGGTATAAAAAGTAATACGGGGATTATGGTGGCACGCCCATTATAA